In Deltaproteobacteria bacterium CG11_big_fil_rev_8_21_14_0_20_49_13, the following are encoded in one genomic region:
- a CDS encoding electron transfer flavoprotein subunit beta, with protein sequence MKIGVLLKQVPDTETKIKLKPDNSGFEENDVKWVINPYDEYAVEEALKLKEKVAGSEVVLVTAGPARAIDSMRQALAMGADRGIRIDTTGASTDLYGVALILSKVIEEEKFDIVFAGKQAVDDDCAAVVQYCAEITGLPHASPIEAFTLGADNKGATVQRPVAGGMKEMIEIEFPCILGCEKGLNSPRYASLPGIMKAKTKPIVEKKAADLLGGEAIRVSVAGWSLPPERAAGKKVDGEPEVAAEQLVKFLREEAKVI encoded by the coding sequence ATGAAGATCGGCGTGCTTTTAAAGCAGGTGCCTGACACCGAAACGAAGATAAAACTTAAACCTGATAACAGCGGTTTTGAAGAGAATGATGTAAAATGGGTGATAAACCCTTACGATGAATACGCTGTGGAAGAGGCATTAAAGCTAAAAGAAAAGGTGGCGGGCTCCGAGGTCGTGTTGGTTACCGCAGGACCGGCGCGTGCGATCGATTCCATGAGACAGGCGCTCGCTATGGGTGCCGACCGTGGTATAAGGATAGACACGACCGGCGCCTCTACGGATCTCTACGGTGTTGCCCTTATACTTTCCAAGGTAATAGAAGAAGAGAAGTTCGACATAGTATTCGCCGGGAAACAGGCGGTGGATGATGACTGCGCGGCCGTGGTTCAATATTGCGCCGAGATAACCGGTCTGCCCCATGCATCGCCCATCGAGGCATTTACCCTTGGAGCCGACAATAAGGGCGCGACGGTCCAGAGACCCGTGGCCGGCGGTATGAAGGAGATGATAGAGATCGAGTTCCCCTGCATTTTGGGTTGCGAGAAGGGTCTTAATTCTCCGAGGTATGCTTCTCTCCCCGGCATCATGAAGGCAAAGACAAAGCCCATTGTCGAAAAGAAGGCCGCCGATCTTTTGGGCGGCGAGGCGATAAGGGTTTCCGTTGCCGGATGGTCGCTTCCTCCGGAGCGCGCCGCAGGTAAAAAAGTGGACGGCGAACCCGAAGTGGCAGCCGAACAGCTGGTTAAGTTCTTAAGGGAAGAGGCAAAGGTGATCTAA
- a CDS encoding electron transfer flavoprotein subunit alpha: MSNILIIAEHSEGKIKKYSLELASKAGELAAKLGGTVIAVVIGDSVKGVAGELGKFGAQKVVTVENPKFKFYSAGAYSKAIADITANEKASIILGSATPMGKDLLPLVAAKLKVGFTQDCTSLEIESGNLKVRRPVFAGKALMDFVFKSTPQVATARPNSFPVAETGGNAEVVNFVADPGKSGAKVKEVRQVEKGEADIAEADIIVSGGRAMGNHEGFKILYDMAHILRGAAVGASRAAVDAGYISHDHQVGQTGKTVNPKLYIACGISGAIQHLAGMRTSKIIVAINKDPEAPIFTKADFGIVGDLFKVVPFVTEKLKKVLQE, encoded by the coding sequence GTGTCCAACATTCTAATAATAGCCGAACATTCAGAAGGCAAGATAAAGAAATACAGCTTAGAGCTTGCAAGCAAGGCGGGTGAGCTTGCTGCCAAGTTAGGCGGAACGGTCATTGCCGTGGTTATCGGCGACTCGGTCAAGGGGGTTGCCGGCGAACTGGGTAAATTTGGCGCCCAAAAAGTGGTTACCGTCGAAAATCCCAAGTTCAAATTTTACAGCGCAGGCGCCTATTCCAAGGCGATAGCCGACATCACCGCCAATGAAAAGGCTTCTATCATCCTGGGAAGCGCAACTCCAATGGGGAAGGACCTGCTCCCGTTAGTCGCGGCGAAGCTAAAGGTCGGTTTTACGCAGGATTGCACATCACTTGAGATAGAGAGCGGCAATCTAAAGGTGAGACGTCCGGTGTTTGCCGGCAAGGCGTTGATGGATTTTGTGTTCAAGTCAACACCTCAAGTGGCAACGGCAAGGCCCAATTCTTTCCCTGTTGCAGAGACCGGCGGCAACGCCGAAGTGGTCAACTTTGTCGCCGACCCGGGTAAGTCAGGGGCCAAGGTGAAGGAGGTGAGGCAGGTCGAAAAGGGCGAGGCGGATATTGCCGAGGCAGATATCATCGTCTCCGGTGGGCGCGCCATGGGCAACCATGAAGGTTTTAAGATCCTTTACGATATGGCGCATATCCTCAGAGGGGCGGCGGTCGGCGCCTCACGCGCGGCGGTGGATGCCGGATATATTTCCCACGATCATCAGGTGGGTCAGACTGGCAAGACGGTCAACCCGAAGCTATACATCGCATGCGGTATTTCAGGAGCCATTCAGCATCTGGCCGGAATGAGAACAAGTAAGATAATTGTCGCGATCAATAAGGACCCCGAGGCCCCGATATTTACGAAGGCCGACTTTGGCATAGTAGGCGATCTATTTAAAGTGGTGCCCTTTGTCACAGAAAAACTGAAAAAGGTCCTGCAGGAATAA
- a CDS encoding deoxynucleoside kinase, with product MAKKYIAIAGNMGSGKSSLVDFLCREYGFKPFFEPNDINPYLADFYKDMKKWAYHSQLHFLTHKFRIHQELDRSKEIVVQDRTIHEDAEIFCTNLYKSGFLHKRDYNTYMSLYRTILGSIQPPDVMIYLECPLRTLKKRISKRGRQIEKGVPDKYLQGLEKLYKRWIDKYDLSPLIRISTEKYDYMDDFIIRQQITMELEKCV from the coding sequence ATGGCCAAGAAATATATAGCGATAGCAGGTAATATGGGCTCCGGTAAGTCGAGCCTGGTCGATTTTTTGTGCCGCGAATATGGTTTTAAACCCTTTTTCGAGCCGAACGATATCAACCCATATCTCGCCGACTTTTATAAGGACATGAAGAAGTGGGCGTATCATTCGCAACTTCACTTTTTAACCCACAAGTTCCGCATCCATCAGGAGCTCGACCGTTCCAAAGAGATCGTGGTCCAGGACCGGACCATTCACGAGGACGCGGAGATATTCTGCACGAATCTTTATAAAAGCGGGTTCTTGCACAAGCGCGACTATAACACGTACATGTCGCTCTATCGCACTATCCTTGGATCTATTCAGCCCCCAGATGTGATGATATATTTGGAGTGCCCTTTAAGAACGCTTAAAAAACGTATCTCAAAAAGGGGGCGCCAGATAGAAAAGGGCGTGCCCGATAAATACCTTCAAGGCCTTGAAAAGCTTTACAAACGCTGGATAGATAAATACGACCTTTCACCGTTGATCAGGATCTCTACCGAAAAATACGATTACATGGACGACTTCATCATCCGCCAGCAGATAACGATGGAATTGGAGAAGTGCGTTTGA
- a CDS encoding endonuclease has protein sequence MKKLLLIYDRLFKAFGPQHWWPGETPFEVMVGAILTQNTNWGNVERAIANLKKADLLDPYKLLKLPPARLAGLIRPAGYFNVKAKRLRNFLKFFTERYDGSAEKMKAAPLHELREELLSVNGVGRETADSILLYALDKTIFVCDAYTYRILNRHSLAGEDADYNELQSIFMDGLPEDVGLFNEYHALIVRVGKEFCKPKPNCHECPLEGLL, from the coding sequence ATGAAGAAACTATTGTTAATATATGATCGTTTGTTTAAGGCGTTCGGCCCGCAACACTGGTGGCCGGGGGAAACTCCGTTCGAGGTGATGGTAGGCGCCATTCTTACCCAGAACACGAATTGGGGGAACGTTGAACGCGCCATTGCCAACCTTAAAAAGGCCGATCTCCTTGATCCATATAAATTATTAAAGCTCCCGCCCGCAAGACTTGCAGGGCTTATCCGCCCTGCGGGGTATTTCAACGTAAAGGCCAAACGCCTCCGCAATTTCTTAAAGTTCTTCACCGAAAGATACGATGGTTCCGCGGAAAAGATGAAGGCCGCGCCGCTTCACGAACTTCGCGAAGAGTTATTGTCGGTAAATGGAGTAGGACGCGAGACCGCCGATTCAATACTTCTCTATGCGCTAGATAAAACTATATTTGTATGCGATGCCTATACCTACAGGATCCTGAACCGCCATTCTTTGGCAGGAGAGGACGCCGATTACAATGAACTGCAGTCTATCTTTATGGATGGGCTTCCTGAAGATGTGGGCCTATTCAATGAGTACCACGCCTTGATCGTTCGGGTGGGTAAGGAGTTCTGCAAACCGAAGCCAAATTGCCACGAATGCCCTCTGGAGGGTCTTTTGTGA
- a CDS encoding SpoVR family protein — protein MNLTPDLSKIKDEIEKYALECGLDFFPVIFEVLDWNQLNEVASYGGFPNRYPHWRHGMEYEDLSKRYAWGLSKIYEMVINNDPCYAYLLYANSIVDQKLVMAHVYAHCDFFKNNVYFAHTNRKMMDEMGNHRTRIMRYINRYGQDVVEDFIDACLSIDTLIDCHGVAIKRAREKVPMPIVDGEESVKTVRKLKSGRQYMDKFINPPDFMKAQAQQLVDDEKLEHKFPESPERDVMGFLMDFAPLEKWQRDILSLLREEAYYFLPQGQTKIMNEGWACVAGDTLVLTGKGLIPAKEIVEQRLKINVSDGEIPRRLYDFACFPGRESVKIETKRGLVLEGSTTHQILLKDSNWRRLDGIKVGDKISVPSSAGLWPESYQNIEWSPLQRQTLTDVAGSAGVSLSTVIRHKFGRSHSCSASLMDPALAVYESQIAKMGLIKKERNRIKIPAVVDERLASFIGYLVGDGHISRVKRVLGLTSGDELQADHFAELGRDLFGVEFRKKKDDNRWRILASSEDLADFLEHLGLKTGVSARIKDVPQVILRSPKKVMRAFLRAYYDCDGYAGRGGVILSTSSNTMSRQIQLILLNFGIMTWRRKQPKDIWHVRMFGLQTKRFMEEIGFGLLRKQRKLEEYVNNRKWFKEESVDDEVFSIEATRSDVYDFSVSDTHRYVAGGLINHNSYWHSHIMTRRALKDSEVIDYADHHSGTVAPYPGRLNPYKMGIELFKNIEERWNKGRFGKEYDDCENMIQKAKWDKGLGLGLKKIFEVRKIYSDITFIDEFLTPEFCRDQKLFTFAYNPSADQYEIASREFKKVKEKLLFQLTNFGHPIISVVNGNYKNRGELMLKHQHDGVDLRPDYASETLKSLYKIWARPVNIETMVEGVPKILCFDGEEYKEFRP, from the coding sequence ATGAACCTTACTCCAGACCTGTCAAAAATAAAAGATGAGATCGAAAAGTATGCGCTGGAGTGCGGGCTCGACTTCTTTCCGGTCATATTCGAGGTGCTCGACTGGAACCAGCTGAACGAGGTGGCTTCCTACGGCGGATTTCCCAACAGATATCCGCATTGGCGCCACGGCATGGAATATGAGGACCTTTCCAAGCGCTACGCATGGGGCCTTTCAAAGATATACGAGATGGTCATCAACAACGACCCCTGCTACGCCTACCTTCTTTACGCCAACAGCATCGTCGATCAGAAACTTGTGATGGCGCACGTTTATGCCCACTGCGATTTTTTCAAGAACAACGTTTATTTCGCGCACACTAACCGCAAGATGATGGATGAGATGGGAAACCATCGTACCCGCATCATGCGCTATATCAACAGATACGGCCAAGATGTGGTCGAAGATTTCATCGACGCCTGTCTTTCTATCGATACTCTGATAGATTGCCATGGTGTGGCCATAAAACGCGCGCGGGAAAAGGTGCCTATGCCCATCGTCGATGGGGAAGAATCGGTAAAGACGGTCAGAAAACTTAAATCCGGCAGGCAGTATATGGACAAGTTCATAAATCCGCCCGATTTTATGAAGGCGCAGGCGCAACAACTTGTAGATGATGAAAAACTGGAACATAAATTTCCCGAAAGTCCTGAGCGCGACGTTATGGGCTTTTTGATGGACTTTGCCCCGCTTGAGAAATGGCAGAGGGATATACTTTCTCTCCTTCGCGAGGAGGCCTATTATTTCCTGCCGCAAGGCCAGACCAAGATAATGAACGAAGGATGGGCCTGTGTGGCAGGGGATACATTGGTTCTGACCGGGAAGGGGTTGATTCCCGCAAAGGAGATCGTTGAACAAAGATTAAAAATAAATGTCAGCGACGGTGAAATACCCAGAAGACTTTACGATTTTGCCTGTTTCCCCGGTCGCGAATCCGTAAAAATAGAAACGAAGCGCGGATTGGTTTTGGAAGGTTCGACAACGCACCAGATATTATTAAAGGATTCGAATTGGAGAAGGCTGGACGGCATCAAGGTGGGTGATAAGATAAGTGTGCCGTCTAGTGCCGGACTTTGGCCGGAAAGCTACCAGAATATAGAATGGAGTCCTTTGCAAAGGCAGACATTAACAGATGTTGCCGGTTCCGCAGGCGTTAGTTTGAGCACCGTGATAAGACATAAGTTTGGACGGTCCCATAGTTGTTCGGCTTCGCTCATGGATCCGGCGCTTGCTGTTTACGAGTCTCAAATTGCAAAGATGGGCCTGATCAAAAAGGAAAGGAATAGAATTAAAATTCCGGCGGTTGTTGATGAAAGGCTTGCCAGTTTTATCGGTTATCTGGTGGGCGATGGACATATAAGCAGGGTCAAACGTGTTTTGGGTCTGACGTCCGGCGACGAGTTGCAAGCAGACCATTTTGCCGAATTGGGCCGAGACCTTTTTGGAGTGGAGTTCAGGAAAAAGAAGGATGACAATAGATGGAGAATTTTGGCCAGCTCCGAAGATTTGGCCGATTTTTTGGAGCACCTTGGACTTAAAACCGGAGTGTCGGCTCGCATTAAAGATGTCCCTCAAGTTATATTGCGTTCGCCAAAGAAAGTGATGAGAGCCTTTTTAAGGGCCTATTACGATTGCGATGGTTATGCAGGGCGGGGCGGCGTTATTCTTTCTACGTCCAGCAACACAATGAGCCGTCAGATACAGCTTATCTTGCTGAATTTTGGAATAATGACTTGGCGGCGCAAACAGCCAAAAGATATATGGCACGTTAGGATGTTCGGCCTTCAGACAAAACGGTTCATGGAAGAGATAGGTTTCGGGCTCCTTAGAAAACAAAGGAAGTTAGAAGAATATGTGAATAACAGAAAATGGTTCAAAGAAGAATCTGTTGATGATGAAGTGTTTTCTATAGAAGCCACCAGATCGGATGTTTACGATTTTTCTGTTAGCGACACACACCGTTATGTGGCTGGTGGATTGATCAATCATAATAGCTACTGGCATTCTCATATTATGACGAGGAGAGCTTTGAAGGATTCCGAGGTGATTGATTACGCAGACCATCATTCTGGAACGGTTGCCCCATATCCCGGAAGGCTTAATCCATATAAGATGGGTATCGAACTTTTCAAGAATATCGAAGAACGCTGGAACAAGGGAAGGTTCGGGAAGGAATATGATGACTGCGAAAATATGATCCAAAAGGCGAAGTGGGATAAGGGTTTGGGCCTTGGTCTCAAGAAGATATTCGAGGTAAGAAAGATTTACAGCGACATAACTTTCATCGACGAGTTCCTGACGCCAGAATTCTGCAGAGATCAGAAACTTTTTACGTTCGCATATAATCCGAGCGCCGACCAGTACGAGATAGCCTCACGCGAGTTCAAAAAGGTAAAGGAGAAACTCCTTTTCCAATTAACGAACTTTGGTCATCCCATAATCTCGGTCGTGAACGGCAACTACAAGAACAGGGGTGAGTTGATGCTCAAACATCAGCACGATGGTGTTGACCTGCGCCCCGATTATGCCTCGGAGACCTTAAAGAGCCTTTATAAGATATGGGCCCGTCCCGTTAATATCGAAACGATGGTCGAGGGCGTGCCCAAGATACTTTGTTTTGACGGGGAAGAGTATAAGGAATTCAGACCATAA
- a CDS encoding serine protein kinase, which translates to MAMVQSMQDVNSYRDLNWEGSLSDYLHIVDKNPKVARTAFQRVFDLILTYGTEEFTEYKKKITRYKFFEDPFENGKDAVFGLDVHLMKLLNAFKAAARQYGTEKRILLLHGPVGSAKSTVVRLIKKGIEAYSKTPDGALYSYAWLKNDLDDTRGIFGTANEIRCPMHEEPLRLIPLELREKMLGHINKNLSEAEKIILEGDLCPACRYIYKELLLCYKGDWAKTMEHIKVRRIILSEKDRIGIGTFQPKDEKNQDSTELTGDINYRKIAEYGSDSDPRAFNFDGEFNIANRGLIEFIEVLKLDVAFLYDLLGASQEHKIKPKKFSQTDIDEVIIGHTNEAEFKRFQSNEYMEALRDRTVRIDLPYITKLHEEIKIYEKDYKQGRIRGKHIAPHTLEMAAMWAVLTRLEEPKKANLTLMQKLKLYDGKSLPGFTEDNVKELRKEATREGLEGISPRYIQDKISNALVGEMGAGCINPFMVLNELESGLRHHSLLKNDEQRKRFAELLAVVKEEYEDTVKNEVQRAISADEEAITRLCSNYIDNVKAYTQKERVKNKYTGQDEEPDERLMRSIEEKIDIPESRKDDFRREIMNYIGALAIEGKQFNYRMNERLHKALELKLFEDQKDSIKLTSLVSSVVDKDTQEKIDVVKSRLIKNYGYCEVCATDMLNFVASIFARGDIKERGHN; encoded by the coding sequence ATGGCGATGGTACAGTCGATGCAGGATGTCAACAGCTACCGCGATCTTAACTGGGAGGGCTCTCTTTCCGATTATCTTCACATAGTCGACAAGAACCCGAAGGTGGCAAGAACCGCCTTCCAGCGCGTTTTTGATCTGATACTTACATATGGAACCGAAGAGTTCACAGAGTATAAGAAGAAAATAACCCGCTACAAATTCTTTGAAGATCCGTTCGAGAACGGCAAGGACGCCGTGTTCGGACTCGACGTTCATTTAATGAAGCTCCTTAACGCCTTCAAGGCGGCGGCCCGCCAGTACGGCACCGAAAAGAGGATACTCCTCCTCCACGGGCCGGTCGGCAGTGCAAAGAGCACGGTCGTGAGGCTCATCAAGAAGGGTATCGAGGCATATTCAAAGACACCGGACGGAGCCCTTTACTCATACGCGTGGCTCAAGAACGATCTGGACGATACTCGCGGCATATTCGGTACCGCTAATGAAATAAGGTGCCCGATGCACGAAGAGCCTTTAAGGCTCATACCCCTCGAGCTTCGCGAAAAGATGCTCGGTCATATAAACAAGAACCTTTCCGAAGCTGAAAAGATAATTTTGGAAGGCGACCTCTGTCCGGCATGCCGCTACATTTATAAGGAACTTCTTCTTTGTTACAAGGGCGACTGGGCGAAGACGATGGAGCACATCAAGGTGCGCCGCATCATCCTTTCCGAAAAGGACCGCATTGGTATCGGCACCTTCCAGCCCAAGGACGAAAAGAATCAGGATTCAACCGAACTGACCGGAGATATCAACTACAGAAAGATAGCCGAATATGGCTCCGATTCCGACCCAAGGGCGTTTAACTTTGACGGCGAGTTCAATATCGCCAATAGAGGACTTATCGAATTCATAGAGGTCCTAAAGCTCGACGTTGCCTTCCTTTACGACCTTCTGGGCGCTTCGCAGGAACACAAGATCAAGCCCAAAAAATTCTCGCAGACAGATATCGACGAGGTCATCATCGGCCACACGAACGAGGCCGAGTTCAAGCGCTTTCAGAGCAACGAATACATGGAAGCCCTTCGCGACAGGACGGTAAGGATAGACCTGCCATACATCACAAAATTGCACGAAGAGATAAAGATCTACGAAAAGGATTACAAACAGGGACGCATTCGCGGAAAACATATAGCCCCGCATACGCTGGAGATGGCGGCGATGTGGGCGGTGCTTACGCGCCTTGAGGAACCAAAGAAGGCCAACCTCACGCTCATGCAGAAGCTAAAGCTTTACGACGGCAAGAGCCTTCCCGGCTTCACGGAAGACAATGTGAAAGAACTCCGCAAAGAGGCCACCCGAGAGGGTCTGGAAGGCATATCTCCTCGTTATATTCAGGATAAGATATCCAACGCCCTCGTCGGCGAGATGGGCGCCGGGTGCATCAATCCGTTCATGGTGCTTAACGAACTTGAAAGCGGACTAAGGCACCATTCGCTCCTCAAGAACGATGAACAGAGAAAGCGTTTTGCAGAACTTCTGGCGGTCGTGAAGGAAGAATACGAAGATACGGTCAAGAACGAGGTCCAGCGCGCGATATCTGCCGACGAAGAGGCCATTACAAGGCTCTGCTCCAACTACATCGACAACGTAAAGGCATATACACAGAAAGAACGCGTGAAGAACAAATATACCGGTCAGGATGAAGAGCCCGATGAAAGGCTGATGAGGTCGATAGAAGAGAAGATAGACATCCCTGAATCGAGAAAGGACGACTTCCGCCGCGAGATAATGAACTACATCGGCGCGCTCGCCATCGAGGGAAAGCAGTTCAATTACAGGATGAACGAGCGCCTTCATAAGGCATTGGAGCTTAAGCTCTTTGAGGACCAGAAGGATTCGATAAAGCTCACAAGCCTCGTTTCTAGCGTGGTCGACAAGGATACACAGGAGAAGATAGACGTGGTGAAGTCGAGGCTCATTAAGAACTACGGCTACTGCGAGGTCTGCGCCACCGACATGCTAAATTTCGTCGCTTCGATATTTGCCAGGGGAGATATTAAAGAGAGAGGTCATAACTGA